A window of Leptolyngbya sp. FACHB-261 genomic DNA:
AACTAGGGCCTCGTGAGACTTACGGCCTCAGAGTTTGCAGAAGCTAGGGCTGCGGCGATTTAGACCAGTTGAATGTTCTACCATTTCAGTAAGGTTGAGCAGTTGGGGCCTGGACGAATGGATGAGTGCTGTCAGGCGAAGGCCCGTGAGCTTGAGAAGCTGGCGGAGCGGCAGGGAAAGACTCTGAGGATTGTTTTGGCAGTGAATGCCACCATGTTTCTCGTGGAGTTGATCGCAGGGATTAGTGCCAATTCTTTGTCTCTGATTGGAGACTCGCTTGACATGCTGGGTGACGCCATTGTCTATGTCAGCAGTCTTTATGTGCTCCGAGCAGGAATGAAATCGAAGGCAAAATCAGCCCTACTAAAGGGTGGCATTATGCTGTTGTCGGCTGTGGCAGTTTTTGGTCGAGCGATCTATCAGACATCTCTACAAACCACGCCCATTTTAAGCACGATGAGTGGGGTGGGATTGCTGGCCTTAGGAGCCAATTTGGTGTGTTTGTTTCTGCTAACGCGCCATAGACAAGACGATATCAATATGTCTTCAGTGTGGCTGTGTTCGCGCAATGACATCATCGCTAATACTGCG
This region includes:
- a CDS encoding cation transporter, producing the protein MFYHFSKVEQLGPGRMDECCQAKARELEKLAERQGKTLRIVLAVNATMFLVELIAGISANSLSLIGDSLDMLGDAIVYVSSLYVLRAGMKSKAKSALLKGGIMLLSAVAVFGRAIYQTSLQTTPILSTMSGVGLLALGANLVCLFLLTRHRQDDINMSSVWLCSRNDIIANTAVLAAAGLILVTGQWWPDLVVGLGLTFLFAKSSWSVLRNAWSQLKLA